Proteins from a single region of Ischnura elegans chromosome 2, ioIscEleg1.1, whole genome shotgun sequence:
- the LOC124173993 gene encoding tigger transposable element-derived protein 6-like: MVQVKIKDYQPCDIYNGDVTGMYFRALLSKTLCVKGENCKGGKHSKERLTIFICGNMAGELLKPLVIGKSARPRCFKNVEIEKLPVKWRHNKKAWNTASIMEEWLKSYNAEMKRKNRKVILFLDNATCHPKIHLANVELAWFPVNTTSIIQPMDQGVIRSLKAQYWKCMMRSLLAAADTANSVSEVIKKILVLDAINWINLAMKDIKQCFAKAGILPELIPEKEPMVDQSELQQVIGIDMNAETFVDFDNDLLTSDEDGSLIANNKEDESCDTD; encoded by the exons atggttcaagtaaaaattaaagactatCAACCATGTGATATCTACAACGGGGATGTAACCGGAATGTATTTTAGGGCTCTGCTGTCTAAAACATTGTGCGTAAAAGGAGAAAACTGCAAGG GAGGGAAGCACTCAAAGGAGCgtttgaccattttcatttgtgggaatatGGCAGGGGAGCTCCTAAAGCCTCTTGTCATCGGGAAATCAGCTCGACCACGGTGCttcaaaaacgttgaaattgagaagctaccggtcaaatggagacataataaaaaagcatggaacaCGGCTTCAATCATGGAAGAGTGGCTTAAAAGTTACAATgctgaaatgaagaggaaaaataggaaagtcatacttttccttgacaaTGCAACCTGTCACCCTAAAATTCACCTTGCGAATGTGGAGCTAGCCTGGTTTCCGGTAAACACAACAAGCATCATTCAGCCAATGGATCAGGGAGTAATTAGATCGCTGAAGGCACAATATTGGAAGTGCATGATGCGATCATTATTAGCTGCTGCAGATACTGCGAATTCAGTATCGgaggtgataaaaaaaatattagtgctggatgccattaattggattaatttggcaatgaaagaTATTAAACAATGTTTCGCCAAAGCTGGAATTCTGCCAGAACTGATCCCCGAGaaag AGCCAATGGTGGATCAAAGCGAATTGCAGCAAGTAATAGGCATTGACATGAATGCTGAGACATTTGTGGATTTCGACAACGATCTTCTCACGAGCGATGAAGATGGTTCCTTAATAGCCAATAATAAAGAAGACGAAAGCTGTGACACCGACTAA